The sequence TTGACTTTTGTGTATGagaaaataagatttatttaaaagTTAAAAATATTCCTTTGGAAGAAAAAGTATTTtgaatttgcatttttttttaaaatgaaaaaattggagaaaagaaatttgccctaaaaagaaaaaaaaaggatacTTTGGAAAAAGAAGTTCTTTTATAGTGAGAATTTTTCTAGATTTAGGGATGCTTTTGTATTTTGGAAAAAAAGAGGATTTTGGATGAAGATTTTCTTGTAGTTGGAGAAGGGGTTTGCTCTTCATCAATCTTCATCAGGAAAGCATATAAGGTTGGGTCTTAGAGAAACCTTTGTATTTAAGAATTTTTGTGTtgtttgaaaaataaatcaaatctttgTGTGGGTAAAATTTTTTGGTGGTTTATTTTCATTTCCCCATTTGAGTCTCGAGAAAGAAATTTTAGTTAAACTTGGGTGAAAGTTTGTGTTTAAATTCCAAAATTCTATGAATTTGGAAAGTGTTGTTATAATTTCTCATGTTTTATTTGTGTAAATTTTTCATCAAATTGGGGGAAATGCTGTTAAAATttcttttgaaatgttttgaattAGACGAAGTTGTTAAAATTCCTCATATATTTTATTGTCAAATTGTTTGGCATTTTGGGAGTTATGCTGTAGAAAAATTTATCCCCTTGTTTTCAATCTGCTATtggaagaaaataaattttatgttTAAACATTtgtttggtttaaaaaaaaaatattctggGCTGTTAAATTTTATAGTTCTGGGTATTTTAAATTTTAGCAGTTATAAATCTTTTTATGGGGGTTTGAATTTACATTTACCctgtttttgaaaaaaataaaatttatgggGAGCGGTGCGGGTGCATGGCTCAACCCCTTACCCCCCCCTCCCTTCCACCATTGTGGGCTGTGGAGCTACAACAACACGACGTGGAGATGCAGGCCCACATAGTGGCATTGCTGCAACCCACTTTGTGGGGCTGTAGACCCACCACGTGGAGCTGCAATCCCACTGCGTGGGCTGTAGGCTCCACGTCCCCTCCCTTTCTTCCCTTGGGGGTATGTGGGGCCTAGTGTaagtttaattaatttttaatttttttatttatatttttttttaatgaatatgtgtgtgtgtgagatatatctatatatatatatatatatatatatatatatatatatatatatatatatatatatatatatatgcgcgcacgtgcacacacacacacatgtgtgtgtgtagacacccaaaattgtccagtctaattaaataaatatttatttatttaattatctaagcttaattcttctattaattaaataaatctttatttatttaattaattcatttatcctcttctagccttatttctcatttgaataaatacatttatttatttaaattatcctttttcctaaattaaataaatatcttatttatttaattgatcccacttcttctattaattaaataaatctttatttatttaattaattcattaaccttttctacccatgacacatgtcattcatctcttaattcatacactacctacctctttcattattttattatttcttttacctaccctctaatcatagccgacctccttttacacctcacaatcttatccctccatttcatatagtgtcttctatataaggagatacttctttcattatcaaaccctaatcaatcatcctaatgacctaactacttgatcaattgactacttggcatatgcgatcctacttgcaaccacattccgttctttgttgagctcttgtgcacataaaatttgagagcaaatacatcaaacaagatcaatggagataggaagaatggagatccaaaccctattggacatgtgatggtataatctttgtgatttcatttgatttgcattgtcttaggtaatcttcatatgttatggtggatctttgttgttgttaggctagggtttttgtggttgaattcatttagcctttcaatatcgttattattgttatccattttcaccatatacaatatgtatatgtatatgtatatgcgggcacacacacacacatgtatatgcatgcatgtatatatatatatatatatatatatatatgcatgtatgtatgtatgtatgcatgcatatgtgtgtgtgtgtctacacacatatgcatacatacatacatacatacatacatacatacatacatgtatatatgtatatatatacatgtatatacatgtatatatatacatgtatatatgtatgtatatatatctatatatatgtatatacaagtatatatatataacaaCAAAAAGGGTCAAAGTCCACACTTAACCACATTGACTAACAAAACAATTTCATATTTCAACCATCCgacatataaataatttttttcctttttaaacaAAACAAAGCCATCAAGCTTTCAATTCACACGTGACTCAAAACAAATTCCATTTGCAATATGAATTTCCAAGCAATCTTTTAAGAAACATAAAAGCAATTCATAGTTCAAAgtcattaattaatctaatttgctTTTCCAAATAATTAAAATTGACAAATTGACTATAATTGCTAATTAATTTAAAATccatattttattgtttttttttcatCTAATTTTGTTTTTGACCAAGTTTGCTAAAATTTCTAAGCCtcaattaaaaaaacatttattttaataattttctccATTCCAATAAAAATAACCTCAAATCACAATTCACTAATCAACGATTCAACATTTTGAAAccacataaataataattaaaaaaccatattatttatatttttttttccccatatacatgtgtatatacatgcatatatatatatgtatatatacatatatatatacatatatatgtgtatatgtatgtgtatgtatgtgtatatatacacatatatacatatatatgtgtatatgtatgtgtatgtatgtgtatatatacacatatatatgtgtatatgtatgtgtatacacacacacacacatacacagatatatatatatgtgtgtgtgtgtgtgtgtgtgtgtgtgtgtgtgttttaattatttatgtggTTTCGAAATGTTGAATCGTTGATTAGTGAATTGTGATTTGAGGTTATTATTATTAGAATggagaaaattattaaaataaatgttttttttattgAGGCTTAGAAATTTTAGCGAACTTGGTCAAAAATAAAATtagatgaaaaaaataaaaaataaaatatggacTTTAAATTAATTAGCAATTATAGTCAATTTGTCAATTTGAATTATTTGAAAAagcaaattagattaattaatgacTTTGAACTATGAATTGCATTTATGTTTCTTAAAAGATTGCTTGGAAATTCATATTGCAAATGGAATTTGTTTTCAGTCACGTGTGAATTGAAAGCTTGGTGGCTTCGTTTTGTTTAAAgaggaaattttttatttatatgtcagATGGTTGAAATATGAAATTGTTTTGTTAGTCAATGTGGTTAAGTGTGAACTTTGACATTTCTTGTTGTTTTATCCTCGTTGTGGTATTGGCATATGAGTGGACCAAGTTGTGTTTTGAATCCAAATGGTTAAACCTAGAAGGCAGAGTTGTGTAACCAAGTGAATTGTTCAATTTTCTATTTTGAACTCCCTTTTGTAAAATTGGCTTTTGTTATGCCTTGGAGTTTTTTTTTGGGGatgttgtgtagtgtcataaggaagagtggctttcgagtaggGACCGTGCCCAAAGTTGTTAGTAGGATAAACCCTCGAAAGTTTGTTaagaaagtgataacctaataatatactAGGGGATTTGGTAGTTCAAACattaaataagattaattgtgccccgcttatggttgagtgcttgtacaggcttaggatgtagtgggaaggcctagaatggaaaaccaactaccttgtcctcaAGAAAGGTTTGTTGAGTCCACATGAGTTATGAATGGGGGCCAGGGGTTCggaagaggttaccaggataacccaagatgggggctggggcctatggaggcctaccaggataacccatatcagctatgcgatgacactcttcccttatgttcactagtgtgcagtctTGTGTTGATTTTCCTTGGAGCACTATTGTGGGAGTCATATCTATATGTTTATGCTTTTTGTGAGTAAccaatattcatgttagaccatgggatgcttTGTAACAGATTGCGAGGAATTAGTTCATAGGTGCTCCAACTTTTCTTTGTATTTACTCCATtccatgtttcagatggatcctctttcttcttcttggatcattcatgtatctcttagaccctatgtggtcatatgtattaatTGCTTTTgtatgccttgatggcaggatgtaattgatgtaaaatttatgtttttttcaccttttatttaataGAATGGACTTGCGCTTGAAGCAAACCCGAAGacatagcccattaggggtgaactccgttatcaacttgtgttgtatggtgtatgtgttcatctatTCATCTAGTTTCTTTTAATTTTGGATACATGAATggtattatggttaaaatgtataatataATTTAGGTAatattaatcttaattgtatgtatgaagttattaattaaatgcagtaatatggattatTGTGAATGTAGCTTTAGTGATATAATGTAACTAATGGCAGTTGTATATATATTCAATCATGCTTAGTTTAATCTTTTATGGAATTTAATTGctatgttcatgtggtaatcattctatcatgagtaggtttaatcaatctcattgttaTTTGGATTAATAAACCTTAATGTTCattgaattaattgattaatcTTCGTTgaaaaccctttaggagtttaagttaagttTTTCTCTTGTGCAAATGTTATTGCAATGTTTAACTTAATGCATCTTTAAGTTCTTTAATgtttaaaaaaacaaattatttgcactcttttcgaTAGTATTTAGTcgattcctttagggtttcttggcggggcattacacaacaAGTATAATTTATTTATGAATGATTTCCTCCATAAAACTTAAAGATGCAAAGCACAGACACAAATTATTCTTAAGTTATGGACCCTTCCCTTATTTTAATGACGATcaaatttttaatataaattgatTATTTACAAAGCTTTTAAACAAACAACTCAAAGTACATTCCCATACTAAACAACTAATACTCTACTCATAAATATAAAAACTTAAAATGGTTAGAAGTTTATATTGAATGGACATCATATACAAAAAAAATGGATCCACCAATGATTTCAATTTTCAACACTGTCTTACATTACAGATtatattaattttagtttcattcaATTAAAAACAAATACCTCTGCAAACACTAATTTATCATATTATaagataaaaattattaaaaataatccATATCTTGCCTATAtgaataataattaatttatcatattataaaaaaaaattaaaaaaaaatccatctCATTCTCCTATAATTTAAATGTTCTCATTCCTTTCATGTTACATTCCCTACAATTAATTTTGCCAATTTCAATTACAACACCCCATCGAAATTCCATCCCTCACTCCTTGCCTCTCCACATATTGCTTCCCCCACTTCCCATTTACTTTGCTTCATCTTGAAGTTTATATTAAATGAACATAATATAAAAATCTTTCCAAACATTTAATCATCTTAttctacaaaagaaaaaaaaacaaaacaccATAGCTCAACTAtatgaataataaaatattatattgacAAGTCAAAGGACATTTCTAATAGATTTATTTCCAAAGTTTCTCAGCCTTTCATTTACATGCCTTACCATTAATTTTCACAATTACAATCAAAACACCCTTCCAAAATTGCATTCCTCCCTAACTCGCTACTCCACACTTCTTTTCCCTCATTTTCTGTTTGCTCTGCTCTATCGTTTATTGACTAATCGTTACATGCAAACCATGCAACTGCTAGTCTATATTCCTCTTCTGACCAATACCTATTCACAAACACCATGAAAAAAAAAATACCAACTCTTTTAATTAAACATTCATATTTTTGACCAATACCTATACACAAACACCATGAAAAAAAACTACACTCTTCATATTTTAACTATTTGATGCACAAATGAACTGGTATTGTGACGTGTGAAATTATGGGACATTGGATGTGCTAGACATAAATGGTTATCGGAACATAGACCACTACTAATCTTCCCCCCATAATGGTTGAAACAACGCAACAGATTTGAAAACATGAAATGCCCAACTATATCAGAGTGAATCGCCAGAGTAATAAATTCGCCAAACAGTCAATAGCTATGGACCAAATCTTATTATAATCAAGATTGCTGTCGATAAACAACTAGCTACTATAGATCCATAAAATCGATTGATTTTACATGCGAAGTTCCAGGTATCTCAACTCTTCAATATATATTGTATATGAAGCTGAGGGATCTCACTTTTCATGGATCTCATCCGTcaaacatatatctatatatgttttTTTATACATATGCAATCAATGACGTGGGTGTATAGTAACAGGCAATCCCTTGGCGAAACCAAGCGTGATCCCCAACTGAGGCTGAGAAATTCGATCAATATTAAGCAACTGGATTCGATATCGAGGAAGAAGAGAAGCCACAACCCATTTCATTTGCAGGAAAGCGAAATCCTTGCCAAGACACACTCTGGGCCCTGCATTAAAGACTGGATATTTGAATCCCGCTTCACCCACAAAAACGCCCCCTTTCAGCCATCTCTCAGGCTTGAAATCGGCACAATCCTGACCCCAAATCCACTCCATCCTTCCCATGGAGTAGATGGGGAAGATGAGATTACTGCCCTTCTTTAAGCGCGTGCCATCAGGCAAAACCTCTTCTTTTCTTGCCTGCTTCCAGTTAATGGGTAGCGAGGGGTAAAGCCTCAAAGTTTCCGCCAATGCAGCCTGCAAATAATGCATCTCTTTCACCTCCTCCATCGACAATTTGGCTCTGTTTCGTCTGATCTGCCTGATTTCGAGCAGAATGTTTTCTTCTGCAAGTGGGTGTTTTGAAAGCAGGCAGAAAAACCAGCAGAGCGCTATGGAGGTTGTGTCCCTTCCTGCTAGCACGAAGTTCAGAGCGGCGTCTCGCAGGGCTTCGTCTTTCATCTCATACTCACTTCGCATCATTGTGGACAATATATCTTGCCCTTGGAAATCGCTTCTTCTCACTTTCTTCCGTCTGCACGCAATTACACTCGCAACAAATCCATTGATTATTTGGAGGGACGCTTTAAGTTTCCCTTCCGGTCCCAGACCCAGATATCTCATGCTCTTCCATACAACAGAAGGTAGAATGAACCTGCAAGGCCATACAAGTTAAAATGCATTGTCGGATTCCAATATTAATTTGTTTAGATGGTATATCTGAAATTAAAAATTTGGGATTTGATTGTATTATTGTTTTTTTCATCATGTTATATGTTCTATTATCAAGAAGTTAGAGAGCAGATTTTGACATCTTTCTGCTTTCTTATATCCAGAAGATGGATCATGTAGTGTGATTAGAAACACTGCTCCAAATACATTCACACAATCATATCAAGAAGTAACAATAAAAAAACACAATCTAAGTTTTGACTTGATGTAAGACCCACCTATTAGTGTGATTTAAGTTGAGCCATCTAAACAAGTCAAAGCTTGGAGTAtgtttttgcaaattcatcagACTTGTTGGTTTATCTCAAATCATACAATAGGCTTTTCAGTTTTGACTTGCTTAAATGACTAGTATGAAATTATATCTATTGATGAGCCATCTAAGGAAGTCAAGAGTATGTTGTTTACACGAAGTTGTAAGATccatctattaatttaatttaagttgagTCATCTAAACAAGTCAAAACTTAAATGTATGTATTGCAGATTCATAACATCTATTGGTTCATCTCAAATCACACAACAGACTCCCCGTCTCCATGTCCCCACGTCCCCGTCTCCCCGTCTCCAACGGCTGTGGAACATTGGCTTAAACAAAATTGAAATACCCAACCGTCTAAGTCAAAACTTAAAATATGTTTTTAAGTTGAGCCATCTAAACAAGTCAAAACCCAGAACATGTTGTTGCAGACTCATCACATTTACTTATACATCTCAAATCATACAACACACTCCAATTTTTTACTTGCTTAGATGACTCATCCAAAATCAAATATATTGATGAACCATCTAAAACTGTCAAAAACTTTAAGTTGTTTAAACAAAATTATAAGACCATCTATCAATATGATTTAAGCTTAAATTACACTAGATATATTCCGTGTTAGGGGTGAGAAGGTGTATTCACCTGCGCACTGTTGCATCCAATGCTTCTTCGATGGCTTGCAGGATCTCTGAATGAGCTTTTGTGGCTGTCAAGCTTCCCAAATCCACCCCGAAGCTCAGCATAGTCATGTTATCCAAGCCAAAACGCACAAGAAGACCCTGAAGATCCACCATCTCCCCAGTCCTAGACAAGGTGTCAACCAGCGGGAGCAGCTTACTCTCAACTGATTGTTGGATGGTGTGGATCATCATGTCTTTGAAAGTGGGTGAATGGATAATGGAGCTCATGCTCTTCCGGGCACGCTCCCATTGAGAACCATCTATGTTGAGGATGCCATCGCCAAGAAGATCATAAAAAACGGATTGGTAGTGGGCACCCTTTGGGAAGCTCCCAAATTTGGTCTTGAGAATGTACTCGATGTTTTTGGGATCAGCGGTGACTAGGGAAAGCATGTTAGACATCCATGGAGGCTTGAACCTCAAAGTCCCTTCGCACTCAGCCAACATCTGGGTTGTCCAATTGTAAATATCATTCAAGTGATAAAACACAGAGGGAAGCATACCCGCCATTGGCCATACACGAGGTCCACAGCTCCTTGTGCCATTCAAGGTATGATAGCAAAGCCATACTAATGAAATGATGCCcacagcagcagcagcagcaaccCCCACATGAGGAGCCTTTTCACATAGGGAAGATGTGTCCATCTTCATCTGCAGGACAATTTTGCATTGTCCTTGGGCTTGCGATTAATATAAAGCCACTAGAGAGGGCTGTTGGAATCATTAAAGAATGGAGTTAAGCGTTCTAACTTCTAATGCCTCGTGCCAACTCTCCAGATTGTCATCTACTTCTTTATAGATAATTAAAAATTTGTATGCCATTCAAGGAGATTTCGGTGCATTTATGAGATTCTTTTAGTAAGAAAgaatttttttatgatataatggAGTTAAGCGTTCTAACTTCTAATGCCTCGTGCCAACTCTCCAAATTGTCATCTACTTCTTTTTAGATAATTAAAAATTTGTATGTCATTAAAGGAGATTTCGGTGCATTTATGAGATTTTTTTAGTaagaaagaatttttttaaaaatggctGTGGAGGACGAATAAGTCACAGAAAAGGTAGGGACGAATCAAAATAATAAATGGATGAATAAATATTGAATTGTAAAAGTTAATatcattaatgaaataaataaatatgtgaTAGGAGAAATTCAAAGATTATATTGGGGACATGTTGGTCTCAACTTTTAAGCTAATTAGCTTCCTTCTATGTCTTATTTACACTTACATTCTTAAATTTATTTGTGTCATTTACTTTTTCTTATCTCGTGTCATAGAATTAAGACACTTGTCATGTTCTTAGTTTGTCTTAATGTTTCATCCTTGTCTATATACTCAAGGATTCTTTAATTGTAAATGAATAATGCATTATACTAGATTTTGTATGCATATTTAGATAATCAATTGTATGACTCCATAGcattttcattgcttcttttttgTGTGGAGGGTTAGTTGGTTGTAGGTGattattggatctagtgaattgcTCAAAACTCCTACATCATATTAGAACTTCAAAGATCTTACAAGATAAAATAAATCGGTTGAATATTAGTTGGGAAGAAATAGAATAAAgataaaacataataataatatatagaTGTATCAAGTAAAATCTTGACAATGTGTAAAGTAAACATTAATAGAAAAAGTGTAGGCGTTTTATGCAAAAAGACATTATACAAttgtatatagatgttataaatcTGTAGTTGGCCCTTTCTGCCTCTTCACTCATTCAAAAATACGATGACAAAAAAAATTAGGTTGTCTCACAAATTTATTTAGTATGAAGAAATCACTAATGTTTGGTAAAAATACCTTTTAACTTCAAATTAATGTTTGGTTGAAAGGGGAAAAGAGAGAATTAGGGGAAGGGGCCCAATTACCGCCCACGGGGTAGTGTATTTGGCTTGggccatgggtttgctccccattggtcttggGTTCGACTCCGAGGCTCGGGCTTACATGATGCACATGGTTTGTGGGTGATTGCATGCATCCCCACTTAGTTTGGCCTCAGCTCGccccttcttgaccccaacttgataGTAAATAAGACCAAGGCAAGGCAAGTTGGGTGTTGGTTGGGTCATGGGGATACCTTTAAGTTATAAAAAGAAACCAAAAGAAAAACCATTCATTCGAACATGCTAAATAAAATCTCACTAAAAAATATCTATTAGGTCAATAGTCACCCACTTTTATATCCAGTAGTTGAGAAAAAAGTTATTAATTAAAGGAGTTATGCAACTTTTTTGGTACCCATAGCACATGATTACTAGGTCATTTGTGTATAAGTATTGGATTATTTGTGCAAATTTTGTGGTGGTCAAAGTGAAGGGGTAATAGGGCAATAGAGAATACGTGGTGGTCAAAGTGACCACTTTTTATTGTTGCACACCTAATGAATCCTCCCATGTTTGTTCTAACTACCTAGAAGTCGAAATAATAGCTATAAGATCTTAAGTTGTGCAtacaaagaaaacaataaaaaaccatCAAAATCCAATGTATTGTTTAGAAGCTTAGGGTGCCcaaagttagctataacaactacTGGTACCCTTCCCCTATAGTCTCTAAATTGTGTtggtttttccttttattttgactCACTTTGATCTGAGTTATAATGTAAGCTCTTTGTTCTATAATTTTCTTTTAAGATTTGATTattcaataaatattttttaattattttattataaagtttttttttttttttaaaatgagttTGATTTGTCTATTGTAATTTCGATGAACTCACTTGTTCTTATATTATTTCAAAATAATATCTtttgattttataatttttatttttaaaatttaggaTTGATTATCTTGATAAGTTTACAttcattttatctttgttttatgattttttatgtgtTAAAAGTTTATGTATTTCAAGATTTAATCGAAATgctaatattttttttatcaaaagtgTTCATTTAAACTTGTAAATAACTTCTCAATTTATTGATTAGTGGATCTTTAGTAAGCCTAATTTTGATCATGTATGTCAATATGACTcaaaaaataaatgtatttttttttaaagatatataAACTAGTTATTGTTCAAGGAAAAGTTACAATCTTCATGCATATCTACAATTACAAATTAATTTGATTTTCAAATGATATTTATGTAACTACAACTACAAATTAATTTGTCTTTCTaaactaaaaaaattataatatttacataacaattacatcaaaatttttaaaaaataacaataaggggatgaccccacaacgcaACGGCTAAGTTGTGTACCTGCCTAAGGTGAGGCTATGCATTCAATTCACAATAGTAGACATGTTGCATCAGACATGCTTGCTTCTTCCCTAGTCACTATCAACGACAGTGTACGGTGGCAAACAATGTACAAAGGGTTTTGACCAAAAACATCATGCCTAGCACAACAAAGCGATAAGGAAGAGAATTTGCTGGCATGGATAGTTGGAGTGATATGATGTTTGGAGAGATAAGGAGCGCTGGAGAGACAAGTAGAGCAAGGAGATATAAGGAGTTTTGAGAGATGAGGATTTCAAATGGACGGTTAAACATCTTTAGAGAGAAGAATAGTGAGGACGACACAAGGTGATATAAGGGTGTAATGTTGAACCTAtttgaggatgaggcccctcaacAATGTGGTCTCACTGATttatagctccagtcaaaagcgattCAACTTCAACCTCTTActgaacaaaaataataataataataataaaaattataaatgaCTTTTAAGTAAGATTTTTgctttattattgttgttatttatAAACCTCCATTATAACACAATTAGATGCATCCTTAAAAAATATGGGATAATATCCCATATGTAACCATCTATAGACCCAAAACAGATTATTTGTATTTTCGCATAATGCAAATTGAGTAGTAAGGATAAAGAGGGTGCGTGTTCACCAGTGGACTGGTTGTGTTGCAACAATCTCCGACCGTCTCCCCAAGTTGAGCACAAAACGCACAACATCATCGACCGTCTCCCCACTCCTAGACAAGCA is a genomic window of Cryptomeria japonica chromosome 7, Sugi_1.0, whole genome shotgun sequence containing:
- the LOC131060159 gene encoding cytochrome P450 86B1 — encoded protein: MKMDTSSLCEKAPHVGVAAAAAVGIISLVWLCYHTLNGTRSCGPRVWPMAGMLPSVFYHLNDIYNWTTQMLAECEGTLRFKPPWMSNMLSLVTADPKNIEYILKTKFGSFPKGAHYQSVFYDLLGDGILNIDGSQWERARKSMSSIIHSPTFKDMMIHTIQQSVESKLLPLVDTLSRTGEMVDLQGLLVRFGLDNMTMLSFGVDLGSLTATKAHSEILQAIEEALDATVRRFILPSVVWKSMRYLGLGPEGKLKASLQIINGFVASVIACRRKKVRRSDFQGQDILSTMMRSEYEMKDEALRDAALNFVLAGRDTTSIALCWFFCLLSKHPLAEENILLEIRQIRRNRAKLSMEEVKEMHYLQAALAETLRLYPSLPINWKQARKEEVLPDGTRLKKGSNLIFPIYSMGRMEWIWGQDCADFKPERWLKGGVFVGEAGFKYPVFNAGPRVCLGKDFAFLQMKWVVASLLPRYRIQLLNIDRISQPQLGITLGFAKGLPVTIHPRH